A genome region from Gadus macrocephalus chromosome 15, ASM3116895v1 includes the following:
- the klhl31 gene encoding kelch-like protein 31 — protein sequence MAPKKNKATKKNKGEINEMTIMVEDSPVTKINGLNTLLDGGNGFSCISTEVTDAVYAPNLLEGLSKMRQDSFLCDLTVATKSKSFDVHKVVMASCSQYIQNILKKDTALQTIDLNELSPVGLATAITYAYSGKLTLSLYSIGSTIAAAMLLQIHTLVKMCSDFLMQELSVENCMYVANIADAYDLKETKKAAQKFMRENFIEFSEMEQFLKLTFEQICDFLSDDSLQLPSEVTAFQIAMRWLDFDEKRLKYAADLLTHIRFGTISAQDLVNHVQNAPRMMQDPECHRLLVDAMNYHLLPFQQNILQSRRTKVRGGVRVMITVGGRPALTEKSLSKEVLYRDADSVWNKLTEMPAKSFNQCVAVLDGFLYVAGGEDQNDARNQAKHAVSNFCRYDPRFNTWIHLSNMIQKRTHFSLNTFNGLLFAIGGRNSDGVQASVECYVPSSNQWQTKAPMEVPRCCHASSIIDGKILVSGGYINNAYTRAVCSYDPSTDTWQDKSSMSSPRGWHCAATVGDRAYVLGGSQLGGRGERVDVFTVECYSPQNGQWSYCAPLRTGVSTAGVAILNEKVYLLGGWNEVEKKYKKCIQVYSPDINEWTEDDELPEATVGISCCMVNIPTRKTRESRASSVSSAPVSI from the exons ATGGCTCCCAAGAAGAACAAGGCAACCAAGAAGAACAAAGGGGAGATCAATGAGATGACCATCATGGTGGAAGACAGCCCCGTCACCAAGATCAACGGGCTGAACACCCTGCTGGACGGGGGAAACGGCTTCAGCTGCATCTCCACCGAGGTCACGGACGCGGTGTACGCCCCCAACCTCCTGGAAGGGCTGAGCAAGATGAGGCAGGACAGCTTCCTCTGCGACCTCACCGTGGCCACCAAGTCAAAGTCCTTCGATGTCCACAAGGTGGTCATGGCGTCCTGCAGCCAATACATCCAGAACATCCTGAAGAAGGACACGGCGCTGCAGACCATTGACCTGAATGAGCTCTCCCCTGTGGGTCTGGCCACCGCCATCACGTACGCCTACAGCGGGAAGCTGACGCTGTCCCTGTACAGCATCGGCAGCACGATCGCCGCGGCGATGCTGCTGCAGATCCACACCCTGGTGAAGATGTGCAGCGACTTCCTCATGCAGGAGCTGAGCGTGGAGAACTGCATGTACGTGGCCAACATCGCCGACGCCTACGACCTCAAAGAGACCAAGAAGGCGGCCCAGAAGTTCATGCGGGAGAACTTCATCGAGTTCTCCGAGATGGAGCAGTTCCTGAAGCTCACCTTTGAGCAGATCTGCGACTTCCTGTCGGACGACTCCCTGCAGCTGCCCTCCGAGGTCACCGCCTTCCAGATCGCCATGAGGTGGTTGGACTTCGACGAGAAGAGGCTGAAGTACGCCGCCGACCTCCTGACCCACATCCGCTTCGGCACCATCTCCGCCCAAGACCTGGTGAACCACGTCCAGAACGCCCCGCGCATGATGCAAGACCCCGAGTGCCACCGCCTCCTGGTCGACGCCATGAATTACCACCTGCTGCCGTTCCAACAGAACATCCTCCAGTCGCGCAGGACCAAGGTGCGCGGGGGCGTCCGGGTGATGATCACCGTCGGCGGACGCCCTGCTCTGACCGAGAAGTCTCTGAGCAAGGAGGTCCTGTACAGGGATGCTGATAGTGTCTGGAATAAGCTGACGGAAATGCCAGCCAAGAGCTTTAACCAGTGTGTGGCGGTCCTGGATGGTTTCCTGTACGTGGCGGGCGGAGAGGACCAGAATGACGCAAGGAACCAGGCCAAACACGCCGTCAGCAATTTCTGCAG GTATGACCCCCGCTTCAACACTTGGATTCACCTGAGCAACATGATCCAGAAGCGCACCCATTTCAGCCTCAACACCTTCAACGGCCTCCTGTTCGCCATCGGCGGCCGCAACTCGGACGGCGTCCAGGCCTCGGTGGAGTGCTACGTCCCCTCGTCCAACCAGTGGCAGACCAAGGCCCCGATGGAGGTGCCGCGCTGCTGCCACGCCAGCTCCATCATCGACGGCAAGATCCTCGTTTCCGGAGGGTACATCAACAACGCCTACACCCGGGCCGTGTGCAGCTACGACCCCTCCACGGACACCTGGCAGGATAAGAGCAGCATGAGCTCGCCCAGGGGCTGGCACTGCGCCGCCACGGTGGGAGACCGGGCCTACGTGCTCGGGGGAAGCCAGCTGGGAGGCCGCGGGGAGAGGGTGGATGTCTTTACGGTGGAATGCTACAGCCCCCAGAACGGGCAGTGGAGCTACTGTGCCCCGCTGCGCACCGGGGTCAGCACGGCCGGCGTGGCGATTCTCAACGAGAAGGTTTATCTCCTGGGGGGCTGGAACGAGGTGGAGAAGAAGTACAAGAAGTGCATCCAGGTTTACAGCCCTGATATCAACGAATGGACTGAGGATGACGAGTTGCCGGAAGCCACTGTTGGTATCTCGTGTTGTATGGTCAACATACCCACACGTAAAACACGAGAGTCTAGGGCCAGTTCAGTTTCTTCTGCCCCAGTTAGTATATGA